Proteins found in one Neomonachus schauinslandi chromosome 1, ASM220157v2, whole genome shotgun sequence genomic segment:
- the LOC110574529 gene encoding olfactory receptor 7A10-like, which produces MYLITVFGNFLIIMAVSFDSHLHTPMYFFLANLSFVDICFTSTTIPKMLWNIQTQSRVITYEDCITQIYLFLLFAGLDSFLLAVMAYDRFVAICHPLHYMVIMNPQLCGLLVLVFWIMSALNSLLQSLMVSWLSFCILVEISHFFCEINQVVRLACVDTFLNDIVMYIATMLLAGSPLTGILYSYCKIVSSILGISSAQGRYKAFSTCASHLSIVSLFYCTSLGVYLSSAAPQSSHLGAVASVMYTVVTPMLNPFIYSLRNRDIKKALKIITGVPVM; this is translated from the exons ATGTACCTGATCACTGTGTTTGGAAACTTCCTCATCATCATGGCTGTCAGTTTTGActcccacctccacacccccatgtacttcttcctggcCAATCTGTCCTTTGTAGACATCTGCTTCACCTCTACCACCATCCCCAAGATGCTGTGGAACATCCAGACTCAGAGCAGAGTTATAACCTATGAAGACTGCATCACTCAAATATACTTATTCCTACTCTTTGCAGGATTGGACTCCTTTCTCCTGGCTGTGATGGCCTATGACCGATTCGTGGCCATCTGTCACCCCCTGCACTACATGGTCATCATGAACCCCCAGCTCTGTGGACTGCTGGTTTTGGTGTTCTGGATCATGAGTGCCCTGAATTCCTTATTACAAAGCTTAATGGTGTCATGGCTGTCCTTCTGTATATTGGTGGAAATCTCCCACTTTTTCTGTGAAATCAATCAGGTGGTCCGACTTGCCTGT gtggacACCTTTCTTAATGACATTGTGATGTATATTGCAACTATGCTGCTGGCTGGCAGTCCCCTCACTGGGATCCTTTACTCTTATTGTAAGATAGTTTCCTCCATACTTGGGATCTCATCAGCTCAGGGCAGGTATAAAGCATTTTCCACTTGTGCATCTCACCTCTCCATTGTCTCCTTATTTTATTGTACAAGCCTAGGAGTTTACCTTAGCTCTGCTGCTCCCCAGAGCTCACACTTGGGTGCAGTAGCCTCGGTGATGTACACGGTGGTCACGCCCATGCTGAACCCCTTCATCTACAGCCTGAGGAACAGAGACATAAAAAAGGCTCTGAAGATAATCACTGGGGTTCCAGTGATGTAA